The genomic window attgaaaataatatttttagaaaagaTAGCCGGACcatcatttaaattatttaatcaataattactttgcattttgttttataaatttgaattttgatatgtAAAAAGTATTTAAGAAATCTATTCATGGCTTAGGTTATTCATCTAAATTCAGAGGTTTGTTCGAAATATGAGaggatttggacaaaaatatgAGAACTAAAAAATGGGTTTAGGTAAAAAAATTAGGTCCATTCAAGATATGGACCGAGATTGGTCTTCAACATTCAAGGTCGAAACTCAACTCATTTTATACTtctgtaatttatttttattttattttcagataTAATGCaattcatatcatataacattaagTATATAATAATACAagggaaaatatttggtacactactaatggagtctaaaaactccacaAGTAGGGTTAGGGGGTTGACAAGTATCTTATagggaaaatatttggtacactacTAATGGAGTCTAAAAAGCTCTACAAGTAGGGTTAGGGGGTTACAAGTGTCTTATaggggtatagtaaaatatttaaaaaataaatatttgaaaaaagaggcacatgacaattttttaagACAATTTGTAAAACGAACAAAAATTACACTAAGTAAAATTTATGATAAGTTGTCTGAATTTAAGATTTTAATAAAAggaaattcatttaaaatattaaataaaaacactatatttttttaaaaaatatatgggtAAGCTTAAAACGGGCTTGTGTTAGTCATTACAATTATAGGtagttttgaataaaattttaggctcatatttTGGGTTGAACTGAGCTTGGGTAAATATAAAATGTATAGATATCATACATAGTCCCAACCAAACTCAACCTATCCCAACCCACAAACACCTCTAATATCTAATATCCCTATTTATATTATGGTAAACTACACCCAAAGTCACTAAACTAATAGTAAGTTTATAATTTGgtcatttaacttcaaaaagttacaaaatggtcactaaactatttaaaagtttttatttaaatcaatggGTTATTAAAATTGTTGTTGCATGTCCTTCTCCATTCGCACCATctgcaccaatcgaaagctcttctttcccttctcttctacaatttagttttttttataaaacaactttGAATGTCACGAATTTACGAACCAAAATATAAACAACTTTCTTCTGTCCTCGACATTGACTTGTCAAATTGGcttggatctaagatatgttcttctactcatcaatgggtactgatccacttaaaaaaaaatcttaacagtccagtgacttaaataaaaactttccaatagttcaatgacttaaatgaaaacttttgaatagctcaatgatcattttataactttttaaagttgaatgactaaaatgtaaatttaataataaattagtgACCTGAATGTAATTTACTATTGTTTCCCTTTTGAGTAAACTTTTTAGCAAAAAGGGTTTAATGAGAGAAACGTTAGTGTCAACTTCAGATTTCCACAATTGCAAGCCATTGTTAATGAATAGGGGTGTTAATATTTGGGATTGGGTTTGGGATAcgtcaaaatataatattattatatttatttaagtttagctcaaattaaaatatgaacttaaatttttgtataaattcttaatatttttaaatgataaattcaAATCCATTTTAGGTgtattcatattaatttttttaaatatattcttttaaatttagcatttaatattttagattttttattaaaattttaaatataaacaacttaacatatttttaaaatttacatagtattatattattatatacttaattttatatgatataaattacataatagacaaaaataaattacaaaaacataaaatgggTGGGTCGAACCAGCTTAGGCCTTGAACATAGACACCCATACCTGACTCATATTTgggattaattttttttgcaaaactCTATTTTCGAACCTTGGACCTTTTGACATGGGCGAGTAGACATTTGGTTTTCTCACTAACTCAAGTAATACTATAGGAGTGGCTATAAGTTTTATTTGTGCTTGCCTTGTTTCAAGGACTCTTATAGAGGGTACAAAATATAAATACCTGCACCCCGCCTGACCTACCCTTGAAACAAAGACGATTGGCCTTCACTCGACTGGTCGGCTCAATCAAGGATATGGTCGGCTCAATCGAGGATATGGATTTTGTACGTGTTCTCCGTGAAATTAACAGCCTCACATACTCGTTTGCAAAACCGAGCATCAACACCAGCTCCATATTTTCTGCTAGGTTTTGATTTTATGTTATCTCAGGTTTGTTGCAGTTTAGCTTTAGCCATTCTTTACACCTTTTTCAAGTACTAAGAGTAAGTACTAAATGCAGAGTGACAGTTCAAAAGCATGAGAAAAAGAGGTAAATGTATGCCAATCATGGTATAATTTGTACAACTTGAATGGTTCTTTATATTATACACACTGCTACAATGGGATTGTCTGTAAATTTGAGATTTCTTGAAACCTAGTGTTTTCGAGATGGGTTCTATCATCGTGAAGAACAAGTAACTTTAGGGTGCCCGATTCTCTTAACCACGCGGTGATAACTGGACCATTAGATATGAATCTACCTAAGTTACACTTAGCAAGCTGAAAGGGTGCACCCATGCCAGTCAGGAGAGCTTCAACGGCCCGCTTTAGTGCACCATCACCAACTACCTTGCTATGTTTGCCCCAGCCTGTCAAAATGCTGGACAAAGAAATGGAAATTTATTTTCGGAACATGATTGTACAAGGAACATGTTAAACCGATTTGTTACCTTAACAGTTTCGGCAATTCGTGACCTTCAAAAACAATAGAACGTATGTTTAGCAACCATGCATGCACCATTGCTCGAGCAGCACCAGATGACATAAGATGCAAATCTAGGCAAGAATTAGACCATACATTCTCCCATACTTGCCGGCGTTTCCCTTCAAGAACAACCAGTTGGGCTCCCCGTTTCTATAAGGTAACATTTTAACAATGTCAAGCTTTTAAACCATGCAAGTTCCTAAACTTATAAAGATAGGAAGCAATAGGCACTAAAGCGGAACACGACAGAGAAAGATGTGCATCAAACACGTAAAGCAACGGAATCTCAAGAGCTAACCTGACCAAAGTGCCACAGCATGTCAGTCAGGGCATTATAAAAAGCAGAAGCAGTTGACGAGTCCATCGACTTTACTTCATCGAACAGGGATTGAGCCTGGATCCAAACATTCTCCCTATAACCCATAAGAAGCCCATGGGCAACACCGTAGACCTGATTATCAAACAACCGGAGCTCTTCCAACAACATTGAAGCATCCTCGAACGAATCACAGCGGCTGCATACAGAGCAATACATAGAACTGATCATCCGCGTTTTTCAGACAAAGATTGTTCAATACGTAGAACAAGAAAGAGAAAGCTTGATGAATAAAGTCGCACTATTTGCAAATCAGATAAATCTTGCCACAAGAAGTAAATTTCAGGGCCTGATGTGCCGTGCACTTGATTTGTTCAACTGCAAGTGGATAACGAGTGAGCTAATGTGCAGACTGTCGTTTTCTTGAAAAGCTAGAACACATTCAGTTATCGTAGAGTATATGTACCACTCATGCACTAATACAGGCAAAGATGGTTGCTTGTACATAGCTAAGGAACATTTAAAATGCAAGTACGGCATAAAGAAAAAGAACCTATGCATAAGTTCTCAAACTCAGTGAAGCTGTAAAGAAACAAGACTTCGGTACCACTACACCAAAATCCACATTTTCCACCAAACAGGATACGGAAAGCAACTAACGTGGAGGAAAGGTAATAACTATACCTGCAAGCATTTAAGATAGCTGAAAAGGTGACGACATTCGGTTTAATTTCCAACTCGTGCATCTTTTGAAAAACTTCCAAGATGCATAAGATTTCCTGCTTGACTCCACAACCTTTCTTTGCTTGACCTCCTTTCTCAGCAGCCAGCTGCCCGAAAATTTTTATGATCCGGTTATCCTCCCCGTCTGTTGCATCAGCTTCAATCCCACACTCAATGACCAACGAAGAAGTTTTGGTTTGCAACTCACTGATCTGACCAGTATCAGATAAGCATTCTGAAGTTGTAGACCGACCAAAAGCATCAATTATAGAATTGTACGTGACAACATTAGGCCTAATCCCTTCCTTTGTCATCTCATCGAGCAATGATACAGCAGATTCCACCAACCCATTCTTGCACAAAGCATCAATTAATGCACTATATAGCACAACATCAGCCTTCAATCCCGCTCGCTTAAACTCTCTAAACACATCCATCGCCTCCTCATATAAACCACCCTTTGAATAAACATCGATTACGGTCGAGTAAGTCAATAAATTAGGTGATACCCTTTGTGCTTTCATCTCATCAAACAGTCTTCTAACTTCATCATACTTCCCTTGTTTCCCATATCCACCCAAAAGCGCATTGTAAGTTACAACATCCTTCCTAATCCCCGAACCCTCCATCTCCCGGCAAATATCTAAAGCTTCCTCAAACCTACCGAGCTTTGCATAAATTGAAAGCAGCGTATTATACGAAACTCTATCCAAACCAATACCCAAAAACTTCATTTCATTAAACAAATTGAGTGCATCATTGAATCTACCGGCCTTTGCGTACCCATCAATCATGGTACTATAAGTAACAACATTAGGCAAAACGTTCGCAGGCATTTCCTCCATAATATCAAAAGCTAAATCCATTTGTCCGCCTTTGCAAACTGCATCCAAAAGTGTATTATAAGTGAAAATATCTCGATCAATCCCTCTATTAACCATCTCACTAAACAAATTCATTGCAGCTTCCCATAAACCGCCTCTACTACATACTGCAAGCAAAGAATTAAACGTTATCCGGTCCGGCTGCACTCCACCACTTAACATCTCATCAAAAATCTCCACAACCCTTTTAAACTCTACACCTCCTTTCCCACAAGCATCAATCACAGCATTGTAAGTAACAGAATTCGGCTTCAACCCATAGTTTTTCATGGAATCGAAAACCTTTATGGCTTCATCATAATACCCACTTCTCCCATAAGCACTAATTAAAGCTGAGAAAGCATAAACAGTGTTTCCATAACCTTCCCTTAATGCAGTCTCGAAAATACCCATGGCAAGTTCAACTTTACCCAATCTACCAAGTATACTAATCATGGCACTAGCTAATTTGCCTtgttcattttttcttctttctcttctaaCAGCGAATTGAAAACATTTAATGGCCTTTTCATGCTCACCTCTGTTCCCAAGCTCTCGAAGCAAGAAAGTGTAGTCATCGGAGCCACAAAGCTTAGATTCGAACGAGACGAGGACGTTTTCGAGGCTGGTTTGGCCATTAAACAAGGCGAGTTGAAGGACTTCTTCAGCTACAGAAGTATGGCGGGTGTTGACGGTAGTTTTAGGCCGGCCCAAGTGCATTTTCGAGACGAACCTAGTCGATCGGCGGCCGGAGAAGTCAGGGGCGAGTGAAGGGAAAGGAGCAGGAGTCTGGGAGATTGGAGCACGGGCGGAGGAGGCAGAAGCGGCAGAAGCGGCGGCGGTGGTGTGTTTCGTAGCATTGGAAGACGAAGGAGGGGGTTTGGAAAGGGAGAATTTTTGGGGGTGAGGTTGGTTACGGTTGTTGTTATGGTGGTGATTACGGTGGTTTTTGAAGTGGTTTTGTGGGTACTGATGGTTCTGATAAGGCTTTGTTGTAGCTGTGATCGAACAATGCGGCGGCGTTGACGCCATTTTCAACAACACCCTAAAAAAACAGAGGATGATGGCGGCGGCGGCAGCAAACACTATATAGGGATCAACAAAGTGATGCTAAATAGGGCTTTTGTAGGGTTTGTAAAGATGGGTAACAGTGGATTGAAACTGAGATGCCATTAGTGAAGAGACGACGgtgaaatgaagaaaagaaagggTCGGGgcttcttttttctctctctaaaaTCTGAAGGGATAAGACACAGAGAAATTGAGCTGAGTTACTTTGTTCAGACATTGATATGTACGACCCACTCGTGTCAACTACTGTTTGTCTAGCACTCAATGCTTTCCACACACGTGGCAAGTGTAAAAATACACCCCCTGGTAAGTTTATAATTTGATGCATAAAGTTTTCAAGGTTTAATTCTACCCAGATCCTGAACTCTTCtaacttttgaaatttagtccctgtactaaGGCttgatataaaaactaaaattggtaaaagtaccatggaggcccttgtactagaattcagattgcattttaccccatctactaaaaaaataggcaaattagtctttatatgttagatcaaaaagcaaactGGTTTTTCTGTTAAAAGTTTCATCCATTTCTAGTGTTAAAAATAGGTCTCTGTATGTTAGAATAAGGTACACACAACATGTCGCGTGTAACTGTCTAATGATTCCGTCAATcacaccaatttttaacaatataaatggattaaatttttaacagaaatgactaatttgctctttgatctaacgtacaagGTCTAGTTTACCcaatttttttagtaaagggagcaaaatacaatttaattcctaatacAAGAGCCTCTATGATACTTATACcacttaatttcaatttattgcATATGTTCAAATTTAAAGGATTTCAGTTAATAGTGTTATCAGTTGGACTTTAGTTTTCAAATTAAACAAGTAGAGTGACTAAACTCTTGAAATTAAAAgcaaagaaaatcattttcaaaatttttaagagTATAGGGAGTAAAGATAGAAATATaccaattttaaattcaaaaattctaatgAATTGTTATTAGACAAGGGTATATTATCAATAAGtactatttcatatatatttttatactttaaataaaaatacatatttttatcaattttgcaATTTCTTAGTTTTAAGTTTGATaaagataatttttataataagagTTTTACAAAACACTTGAAAGTTGTAccgttatttaaaaaaaactaattagatatttttatttattttaatttgatctatttatcatattttgatccttgtatttttatgaaaaattaatccttttattttacttattttttgtaTATAAATAGCTGAACTACTAATTTCCATATTAATAATTCAACTGTAAGGTTTTGTAATGTTACTAAATTATACTAGCCTTTCAATTTCACAAATTACGTTGATAAATTCAAGTAAAGGGACTAATTTcttaatttgtataaaattagagggatgaaattaataattaaacatttagaaaacATGGCAATTGAGCGAATATTAGCAACGAACTTCCTGTTGTTAAGTGCGACTTTGTTTCATTGGTCAGCTAACGACTGTAATCCCTCCAAAAAAAAGGTTACTATAAACAAAGCAATAAAAACGGAAGCACCTGCTTCTATAACGACTTTTCTACCTCGACAATGGTGGTTCGGTTCCTCCTACTAGCATTCTTGGTCTTTGGGTTCGGTTTAACTAGACGGGTCAACTCGCACGAGGAATCGGGAGAACGGAGTTGCGTGTCAAACTCGGAGGAGATGCACATCCAGGCGGATTTCAAACCCGGAATCATCACCCTCGACGGCTGCGCCAATGATTGGGAAGACATTGATGGGTCCGAATTCTCCCTCCGCCCGGCCCTTGATCCAGATGAGGACCATGAGTACAAAGATGGGAAAATGACAGTGAAGGTAACTGCTCTATCAACTAATCATGAATCTCGTAAAACGGATATGAAAGATACCTTAATTTGTGTGTTTTCGTGGGATTGTCTTAGGCTTTACATGATGGAAACAATGTCTTCTTCTTACTCCAAGTTGATGGGAACTATGTCTACTCCAAAGGGTATGCTTCTTTTTTGGCCCTGTTTGAACATTTTGTGATGAACTGAGTGTTACATTTCAATGCAGGGACATCAAAAAATGCCCATCGGTGGCTCTCATGTTCCAAATTGGAGACAATGCTACCTATCATAATGTAAGCAATTCCATCAAACTCATGTTCTATGTTTAATCTTACTTTAAATACTATTTGTTTAGCTTTCTCTTGTTCTATCGTAAGATGGGCGGTTGTAAAGAACAAAAGGGGTCTTGTACCAACAAGACTTGCAAAGGCCATGAAGTCGACCTTATGCATTTCGTTATCGGAAACGCAATACCGGGAAGGCTTTACGGTGGAGGTGATAATAGGTAATGTAGTACGACATAAATTTGTAGTACAAAATAAATTTGTAGTACAAATGTATCTTTTTTAGCCATCATAAAAGTCAATGATGTACgttaatatacttttttttatttgttgacACAGCTTTGGTCCTTTGGTTGATGCATATGCTTGGAACCCACACTGTAGATACCTTAATGGAATGGGTCCTTCTGGTAAATTAATAAGACCCTCTTATCTTAGtgatattttcttcttctttttttctttttttttttttgagatgaGAATGATGGGGGCTTGCTTTGAACATGTCAAAACAAAGTGGGATTAGGCACTAAAGAAAAAGTGACTACAGGGATCATCAAGGTGACATTAAATCATCAAAGATGGCACATCAgcaaatatgtttttatttgattGACCATGCTTTGGGTATTATCCTTAATATGTTTATGGCATTAAATCATCATTCTTCACTGTTAGGAAATCATTCTAGTGGACAGAATAACTGGAAAGGAGCATGGTGGCACAGTAGCTTTGCAGATAAGTCAGGTAACTAAACTATTAGGATTATATTCTAATGGAGTTGAATATCTTAGAAAATTAGTGTATTCGGTACGAAAGGAACGATCTATATAGGTTCtatatgcatgtttcaatgtctTCAAAGAATCAAACCTGTTGAGTACTGATCACTGAGGCATGTTTTTGGAGCTTAGACAAGCAATCTCCAGTGCATCAAATCTGCAACAATATAACAAATGAGCTTTCCTTAATgtcaaaaataactttttttaggGGGTTGTCCAGGGATTGAACCCGAAACTGAAGTCAACTGAAGATCTTAACACAAGTCCTTTGGTTTTGTCAACATCATTGTCTGTTGGTCTATCGGTTTTTGGTTTTCTAGCGTCTTAAGACAGTGGAGTTAATACTTcatctttcaaaatttcaaccttAAACTCGAACACTTTTAATAGGGTTTGTGGAGGAAGACAGTCCTTATTCCAAAGGAGGTGAGAAGGGAACATATTATTTCGAATTCGCCAGGCCTTTGAGAACCATGGATCGTTTACAACAGGTTATATGATCTTCTTCTATAGCTTTGACCTTTTAGTGTATTTGCTTCTAGTTAGTTTTGACAAGTAAAGCAAACAGACATATATACCTACTGCAAGAATATCATTCAGTGGAATGTGTTAGATTTTTTACCTTGCAATAACATGACAGAAGTAACTTCATTGTTTGGATTGCAGGATGTTCAGTTCACAATTGATTGGTCGAGCAAGATGTCCGTTGCATTCTGGTATCCAGTCGATGGGAAACAATGGGTCGGGTCTGGACATTATACCATCAACTGCGATTGGGCGTCGTTGGATATTGCATGCGGTTCTGTCCTAACTGATGCATCAAGAAGTGGCTGGGACATGGCCAGTGCCTTCGCCCTTTTGTTCTCAGTAGCAGCTCTTTGTATAGCCATATTTGTTTCATATCACGTTTCTAGACCCAACACTGTCAAATTTGCACCAGTAGAAAATCTTTAGATAGTAATAAAAAGGTCTGCTAGAGTCCTTTGAACAATTCCCACTTTGTTAACTTCTTGTGATGTCTAGCAGTAAAACAACTACTGTGAGAATAAAGAAACAACCAATCCAAATGATCCAAATTTGTAGATTGGAACATGGAACAACTTCGGATTACAACATTACTCTGGGCAAACATTCACTAGCAAATCCTGAAGCTCTTGGCTTAGTTCAATACCATCTTTTGCCAACCTTTGCCACATGTTCGGCGCTACTTTACCTGAAACTATGTAAGCTTTTAGCAATGTCCGGTAAGCATTAGAATCGAGAGGGTTGTTATTCTTTAGAATCCTGCAGAATTGCTCGGCAGTATCAACAAGAAATAATCGAAAAATGCAGCTATAGTTTCAGGGTAAGGACTCCAGTTCTCAGAAACTGCAGCTTCCATACGTTTAAGGGCCAAGTCAATGCGGAGTTTCTTTAAGTAGTAAACCATGAAGCGTTCCCAAGATATAGCAAAAGGACCTTTACATCTCTTCATAGCCTTATCAAACACAAGTTCAGCTTCCTCGAGCAGGTTCCCTGATAGATAACCATGGATCACGTTATCGGCCAACCTCGTATCATATACGGAGCAACTATACTCCCAAACCTTAAAGCATTTCTTCAACCCCTTAAAATCCTTTAGCCTAATGAGTGACTAAACCATAACAAGGTAGCTCAAGTTGGGAAAAGTGAAAAAAGCTCGTTTCATAGCTTCACAAACTCGATAAACCTCGGCTCGATTTGAAGTAACCAGCATACAAGCTAATCAGAGAATGGTAAGCCTCGTGTTTACGAGGCATCTTATCACTCTCTAACTTCCTAAGAAACGCCTCAGCTTTTTCAAACTGGTTAGCCTGGACATAAATTGCAGCAAGAGTACTACATTCTATCCAAGTACAGTTTTCTTCAACATTATTTGACAACTCCTCCACAACTCTCTCTACACGTTCTGTCGagaccatttttttgataaatgggggtcgacttggattttgaaatcGAAAAGAAATATGGGAGTCGCCATCaattttttttgatgaggtgtgatcgggtcatatcgtaaaatggttgtttttaataaacaatttgattttattaaaataacaattttggttcacaaaattcaaaaaaacgggttcaggagtcagttacgtacgagaaaggattagcaccttcgtaacgcccaaaattggtacctagttgattaattagtgttttagtgtcgaaaattgaaaactttgaagagttttttttttaaatacgatcctaaaaattttcgaataataTGAGTTGGAATCTAGGATTCTCTTGTTCCAaaagaatatcacatccagcacgttaggatacGATACTTTAAACCCTCGAAACCTAAATCACCCTATGGTTTCCAAAATCcatactttgaaattttaagaggatatttggctatttggtcaaacgagaaatcgaaacccagcacgttagggtaTGTTTTCTCagatttccaaacgcaaaatattgtcttatttagaaaatttttctttttgatgtatggtgttaatatgcatgacggaataataaatatgataatgtaagtaaaaataacacgagtaaaaaaaaataaaaaaaatcaattatgtaTATACAacaataagtaaataaacaaacaaaaactaaaacatttaaaataataataatattaataatggaATAGTAAATaatctatattttaaaaatcacaaaagaTATAAGtaattacataataataatatataataaaacaaaatatatttaaaatttaaataagtaaatataataatataataataataaatgataataataatcatcataataacatcaaatttattaatattaacaataaagtaaccgaaataaaaaaaaggctaaattgaattttaaaaccaaattcgGGGTCAAATCTGAAAATAAATGCAAGGGGAGGACCATTTTGAACgtgcgaataacaaggagggaccaaatgAGAAATAAACCCCACCCTAAAAAATGCATAGTTTCAaggtggaccaaattgaaaacagaaataaattacagcgcgaaattaaaaaataaaaggaacttaattgcaaaacaatTAAAAAGCAGAAGGGTTAAAGGTGAAATTAGCCCTTCCGTTAAAAACACGCGAATCTGCCAGGAGGGTCGGGTCGGATTCGGGTCAGCCTCCCTAAAACGACGGCGTTTTGGTGCCTGAGAGGCCAGcctaaaacgacatcgttttggagGCCTATTTAagtcaaatttttttcaaaaaaaatcatttcacaccatttcataaaaaataactgAAAATCCCTCTCCTTTCCTCTCAACAGTCCCGATTTTCGGCCAGGGATCTGCTCGACTGCCACCATGCCGGTCGCCAGTCACTAGCGACGGCGCCGCCGTCTACGGTGGCcgaaaaaaggtaaatttttttatatttttatatatatttataaaatagtttttttaaagggaaaataaagaaaaaaaagaaaaaaaatcgaaaatagGAAAACAAGATAATAAAAACCTTGCAcgtttctagtttttttttttgctttgtttttttcaTTCTATTTCTTTGCTcgaatctattttttatttccttaaaaaaaacGTTACAAATGGTTTTTtgcttggcttttatagccattttacaagtttttattttattattgttgtcaCTTCTTTCTCTGTTCTTTGCAGGCGCAAGTGGCGGTAGAGTCGGTGGTGGCAGAGGGTAGGTGCGGCGCTGGTCAGAGGAGGCGGAGGTGACTGTAGAAAAGTGGGTGGTGGCAGAGGCTATGAGGAGCGACGGCtagggtttcttttctttttttttttgctgaaaataGTTTAGGTTTGGGCCATTTTGGCCTGTTAGGGTTTTTTTTGTTGGGCCATTTTGGgtctattattttttttttgtaaataggCTGTAATTTTTTTATCTGGTTTGGTTTCCTAGCGAGCCGGGCAAATTTaggcttctacagctgccccttttTGCTCATTGTAGTGTAACGAGAATGAAAAAAAGACTTTGAAAGACCAATATTGCCCGGTCTCGCCGATTCTTGACTTGTTCtagtgcttctcttcttcaagtttcctttcagtccactgtgtcttgttgcttcgatccactccaccgcacttcagggagataaggcttgtagcttcaatccactctgctgcaacttcaggag from Gossypium hirsutum isolate 1008001.06 chromosome D12, Gossypium_hirsutum_v2.1, whole genome shotgun sequence includes these protein-coding regions:
- the LOC107946004 gene encoding uncharacterized protein isoform X2 yields the protein MVVRFLLLAFLVFGFGLTRRVNSHEESGERSCVSNSEEMHIQADFKPGIITLDGCANDWEDIDGSEFSLRPALDPDEDHEYKDGKMTVKALHDGNNVFFLLQVDGNYVYSKGDIKKCPSVALMFQIGDNATYHNMGGCKEQKGSCTNKTCKGHEVDLMHFVIGNAIPGRLYGGGDNSFGPLVDAYAWNPHCRYLNGMGPSVGLGTKEKVTTGIIKEIILVDRITGKEHGGTVALQISQDVQFTIDWSSKMSVAFWYPVDGKQWVGSGHYTINCDWASLDIACGSVLTDASRSGWDMASAFALLFSVAALCIAIFVSYHVSRPNTVKFAPVENL
- the LOC107946004 gene encoding uncharacterized protein isoform X1; its protein translation is MVVRFLLLAFLVFGFGLTRRVNSHEESGERSCVSNSEEMHIQADFKPGIITLDGCANDWEDIDGSEFSLRPALDPDEDHEYKDGKMTVKALHDGNNVFFLLQVDGNYVYSKGDIKKCPSVALMFQIGDNATYHNMGGCKEQKGSCTNKTCKGHEVDLMHFVIGNAIPGRLYGGGDNSFGPLVDAYAWNPHCRYLNGMGPSGNHSSGQNNWKGAWWHSSFADKSGFVEEDSPYSKGGEKGTYYFEFARPLRTMDRLQQDVQFTIDWSSKMSVAFWYPVDGKQWVGSGHYTINCDWASLDIACGSVLTDASRSGWDMASAFALLFSVAALCIAIFVSYHVSRPNTVKFAPVENL
- the LOC121224135 gene encoding pentatricopeptide repeat-containing protein At2g31400, chloroplastic, giving the protein MASTPPHCSITATTKPYQNHQYPQNHFKNHRNHHHNNNRNQPHPQKFSLSKPPPSSSNATKHTTAAASAASASSARAPISQTPAPFPSLAPDFSGRRSTRFVSKMHLGRPKTTVNTRHTSVAEEVLQLALFNGQTSLENVLVSFESKLCGSDDYTFLLRELGNRGEHEKAIKCFQFAVRRERRKNEQGKLASAMISILGRLGKVELAMGIFETALREGYGNTVYAFSALISAYGRSGYYDEAIKVFDSMKNYGLKPNSVTYNAVIDACGKGGVEFKRVVEIFDEMLSGGVQPDRITFNSLLAVCSRGGLWEAAMNLFSEMVNRGIDRDIFTYNTLLDAVCKGGQMDLAFDIMEEMPANVLPNVVTYSTMIDGYAKAGRFNDALNLFNEMKFLGIGLDRVSYNTLLSIYAKLGRFEEALDICREMEGSGIRKDVVTYNALLGGYGKQGKYDEVRRLFDEMKAQRVSPNLLTYSTVIDVYSKGGLYEEAMDVFREFKRAGLKADVVLYSALIDALCKNGLVESAVSLLDEMTKEGIRPNVVTYNSIIDAFGRSTTSECLSDTGQISELQTKTSSLVIECGIEADATDGEDNRIIKIFGQLAAEKGGQAKKGCGVKQEILCILEVFQKMHELEIKPNVVTFSAILNACSRCDSFEDASMLLEELRLFDNQVYGVAHGLLMGYRENVWIQAQSLFDEVKSMDSSTASAFYNALTDMLWHFGQKRGAQLVVLEGKRRQVWENVWSNSCLDLHLMSSGAARAMVHAWLLNIRSIVFEGHELPKLLSILTGWGKHSKVVGDGALKRAVEALLTGMGAPFQLAKCNLGRFISNGPVITAWLRESGTLKLLVLHDDRTHLENTRFQEISNLQTIPL